In Physeter macrocephalus isolate SW-GA unplaced genomic scaffold, ASM283717v5 random_49, whole genome shotgun sequence, the DNA window gatGGGGGAAGAGCAAAAATGATGCCCGCCATCTGTCCATCTTACCTTCCTTGTGAACTTTACCAGAAGCTCCTGCTTAGCCACATGACCACACTTTACCCACCCGCAAGAGAGGCTGAGAAATATAGTCTTGTAGCTGAGTATgttgcctgccccctcccctccccaaaagaTGGACCACCACAACGTGCTGGTAGAACAcagaggctctggagtcagatagtCTTGTGTTCAAGTCCCAGTTCTGCTGCTTACCAGCTGTGGGATCCTTAACCTTAGTCAGTTCATCTGTTGCACGGAGCTGGTAAACATCTTGAAAATATCTTGAAGAGTGTGAAGATGAAACAAGCCAATAGCtgtaaagtgtctggcacataggaggtgcttGGTGAATGCACTTGAATCTGAGCTGCCCCCTGTCACACTTGGCCATATTCCCACCCCGCAGATCCCCCCCGAGGCAGCACCTCTCCAGTCACCCGAGAGCCCCCCGCTGCTCTGTTCTGACACCCTGGGTGGTGCCACCATCATCTACCAGCAAGGTGAGTTCTGAGGGGCGGTGGGAGCAGGGGCAGGGCTTGTGCCGGTGGGGGCCGGAAGCCGGGGAGGAGGGCGTTGGGTGCCAGTTTTCAGCCATTTCTAAGGCTCAGCTCCCACCCGACCCAGGAGCTGAGGAGTCGACGGCCATGGCCACGCAGACCGCCTTGGACCTGCTGCTGAACATGAGCACGCAGCGGGAGCTGGGCAGCGCGGCCCTGCAGGTGAGCTCCTCCCCGGCCCAGCTTTACCCGTGGTGCCAGGTCTGTGCTGGACCCTGGGAGCCGAGGCTAGTGATGGAGCAGACGTGCCCCGCCCTCAGGGAGCTCCCAGTCAGTGGGAGACAGATCCACTGAAACCCAGTGGGCAGACGCAGAGGAGGGGGACCGCTGTGCCAGGGAGGCCCCgggagggcagaggctctcccaCTCCGCTCTCCGGAGTCTGCTCAGCGGTCTCCGCCATGCTGAGCAGTAAGCACCGCCCGTGCCCATGAGTCTGAACTAGCTTCCCATCTAGCCTAGCGCCCTCATTCCATGCCACCTCCCACAGCCCAGAGGCTCCCAAGGCTCTCCTGAGTTCTGACCTCTCACACGTTCCATGCACCTTAAGCCTAGCACATCTTCCCCCAGGTTCATCACCtttacttccccctccccctcccccatgcctctCCAGGCTTCTCTAAGGCCGAGAGAGGTTGGTTAGCACCTCCTATCTCCCAGCCTCTTGCAAAGATGGAAACTGTGTGTTTGAGATGATGAATTCCAACAACTTGGAACAGTAACATGCTGCTGGGGGACAGAGCTCTGTGGAGGGGATCCTGCTGTTGGACCTGGAGTCTTCAGAGGGTTTAGTTTGTGGCATTTGGGGGTGTgtagaagttttacatttttagataGTTCAGCGTATCAGGCTTTTATAGTTTTTGCCTGTGGTATCATCCTTAGAAGGGCCTCTTCACCTCAAGATTATATAAACATTcgtttgtattttcttcttaggGTTTCATTTTTTACACTTAAATTTTTACTCCACCTGGAATTCACTTTTGGTGTGTGCAGAAAGGTAGGGgactaagtttattttttttcccaaaagtcgTCCAGTGCAATAAATCGAATCCTCTCGTTTTCCCCACTGGTTCAAAACATCCCGTTTATCGTGCGCTGGATTCCCCCGGGTACAGGAGTCTGTTTCTAGACAAGTTCTGTTCTATTGCTCTGTCTGCCGTTCTCATGCCAGTATCATCcattttggttggttggtttttctgattacaaaaacATACTCTTGTGAAACCCAAAATGAGCATTAAGAATTGTTCTCTTCAGAAGGTGAAAGTCCTTAaggttcctcccctcccctccgatTCCCCTGTGAACAGGTTAATAAGCGTGTCTGCAGTGTGGTCCACGTGCTCACTGACACAGAGACCTCTTGATCCTTAAAAAATGGGATCACGCCATCCGCGCTCACGGGCAGCCTCGCTTTTCTTCCCTCTGCAGCGTGTGAGGCACGGCCTGGCCACACACACGCGTCCACTCCTTCCTGACGTCTCCACGTCATTCCGTCCTAGGGATGTTCTGAAGCTTATTCCATCAGTCCTTTACGCGTGGGCGGCTTCCTTGTTATTAACTCAAGGCAGTGCTTCAGTGCACATACATTTTCGGGTGCTCATAAACATGTTTTTtagttggggggaaaaaaagcctccTAGAAGTAAATAGAATCAGTGGGTCCCAAGGCGTGACGCCTCATAAAAAGCTATGCCAGTTACATGACCACCACTAGAGTGTGCCTCCTCACAGCCTCGCCAGCGCTGGGCATCAGTCTTTATAAATCTCTTCCATGTGATGGAAGTATATGTCAGGgtcttaatttataattttgtgatCACAAAAGGGATCGAGTTTCTGTATGTTCATagaccattttatttcttctctgacgTATGTTTGTGTCctgtatctatttttcctttaaattattaGTCTCTTTCGTATAACTTTGCAAGGGCTGTTTGTATGTGTGGGAACTCCACTTTCTATCTCTTACGTGAATTATTAAAtaccatctccccccaccccaccccagcttctttgttttctgatCTCATTAtatgatttgtttttctgtagGTTTTAACGTATTCTGTCATGATTAGGAAAATCTTCTCACCCCAAGGATTATAGGAatatccatattttcttttaatatatctcaagttttatttgttatgtttcaatctttaaaacatttgaagCAGGCTTTGGAGTAGGATGTGAGGTAGAGCTCTGactattgcatttttttcttaaatggtcTGCCACTTGTTCCTCTACCTCAGGATTTCTTAGCCTTGGCACTTTGGGCCGGATAATTCCTTGCTGAGGGGGCTGTCCTGCTCGTCTGGAATGTTTGGCAGCATCTCTGGCTTCTGCCCCCTAGGTGCCAACCAATtgtggcaaccaaaaatgtctccagacgttgcccaGTGCCCTTGGGGGGCGGTAACGCTCTAGCCTCGTTCTTGTTAAGTCTCTTTCCAGTTGCCAGGAACACACGGTTGGGCTCGTGTGAATGCGTGGTGGTGGCACTGGGTCCCGCCAGACCGCGGGTGAGCATTGAGGCCCTGAGATAGAAAAGGGCCTTGAACGCCAGCTCCTTTGCCACAGACCCCGCTCGTAATGCCCGCTGGTGCCGTTGCAGGTGGCCGTGGTGAAGTCAGAGGACGTGGAAGCAGGGTTCGCATCCTCTGGTGGGCAGCCCTCCCCAGCAGGTGCCACTCCCCAAGTGGTAGCCCTCCACATGGCAGAGCCAGGGGGCAGCGTGGCTGCCGAGAGCCAGCTAGGCGCCCCAGACCTACAGCAGATCACCCTGGCGCCTGGGCCGTTTGGCGGGGCTGGCTACAGCGTCATCACGGCACCCACCGTGGAGGAAGGCACATCGGCTCCTGGCACACCTTACAGGTGAGACCTGCTGCCTGCGAGACCCCTCCGCCGCCCAGCCGTTTATAGGTGTGCTGGGGGGAGTCAGATGAGGACCCCGCCCACCCAAGCCTAGTTGGCAGGAGGTAAAACTcctaatacatgtaaaacaattgGGCTGTAGGGGTGTCGTGTCCCTTCAGGAGGTCAAGAGCCACTTaagatgtgccaggcacttgacATTCGTGAACTCACCTAAACCATTCCCATGAGATGCATGTTTCCCTcttatttacaaatgaggagggAGGTGAAGTAACTCGCCTAAGGGCAGACAGGCTGTAGATCTGACCCTGGCCTCTGTGGTTCCAAAGCCCATGTCCTCCTTGTACGGGACGGTCCCTGAGGTCGTTTTAGGAACGAGCTCAGGCTCCTTAGCGACATTGGAGGCCCTGCAGCTGCACTTGGCTTTCTCTACACCCAGCGCCTTTGGGGCAGAAATGTTTATGTTTCGCATATTGGCTGAACCCCTGGGCAGTCGGAGGAAGCCCTGAATTCAAGTACCAGATTGTTCAGCTGGGATGGGAGTCAGGATCCCTGGGCCAGCGTCTGCCCTTTACCCTTGGCCCGTGGGTCCTTGCAGCCCTGCCTCCCCACTcgccctctcctcctgccccacctgGTCAGACTTGGGCTTGACCCCTGGAGCCCTTCACCTCGCCACCCCGCAGCCTGCCCATCGAGGGGGCAGGGATGACCGCTTCTGAGAAGGACGATCTCTGGACACTCGGTCACCATTTACACAAGAGGCAGCGGAGGTTCGGCTGGTAAAGGGAGGAACCAGGGGTCAACCTGCGGTGGCAGTCACTCCTCAGTTGATGCCTTTCTTGGGGAAGGGGACTCCTGTGGCCCTCCATCCTCTCCTGGAACGCTGCCTCACccccccctcctctgcccacagcgAGGAGCCCCCCGGGGAGGCAGCCCAGGCCGTGGTTGTGAGTGACACCTTGAAAGAAGCTGGCACCCACTTCATCATGGCCGCCGACGGGACCCAGCTGCACCACATCGAGGTGAGGCTGGGGGTAGCCACCTCTACTCTTCCcgtttcttcctccctccctccacgcCTCACTCTCCCCTGCCTGTCCACAGCTGACTGCAGATGGCTCCATCTCCTTCCCAAGTCCAGACGCCCTGGCCTCTGGAGCCAAGTGGCCCTTGCTGCAGTGTGGGGGGCTGCCCAGAGACGGCCCTGAGCCCCCGTCTCCAGCCAGGACCCGCCGAGTGGGGGACCCCCAGGGctctgcctccccacctcctgctgcCAGCAAAGCCCTGGGCCTGGTAGTGCCCCCCTCGCCACCATCTGCAGCCACTGCGTCATCAAAGAAGTTTTCCTGCAAGATCTGCGCCGAGGCCTTCCCCGGCCGAGCTGAGATGGAAAGTCACAAACGGGCCCACGCTGGGCCTAGTGCCTTCAAGTGCCCCGACTGCCCCTTCAGTGCTCGCCAGTGGCCCGAGGTCCGGGTAGGTGCCCCCGTCCCTCTGCTGGCACCCGTTCGCGTAACAAGCCTGGCCTGAGCACCCCCTCAGGCCAGGTCCTCCGCTCCCCGCTGGGGTCAGAG includes these proteins:
- the ZNF335 gene encoding zinc finger protein 335, which translates into the protein IPPEAAPLQSPESPPLLCSDTLGGATIIYQQGAEESTAMATQTALDLLLNMSTQRELGSAALQVAVVKSEDVEAGFASSGGQPSPAGATPQVVALHMAEPGGSVAAESQLGAPDLQQITLAPGPFGGAGYSVITAPTVEEGTSAPGTPYSEEPPGEAAQAVVVSDTLKEAGTHFIMAADGTQLHHIELTADGSISFPSPDALASGAKWPLLQCGGLPRDGPEPPSPARTRRVGDPQGSASPPPAASKALGLVVPPSPPSAATASSKKFSCKICAEAFPGRAEMESHKRAHAGPSAFKCPDCPFSARQWPEVRAHMAQHSSLRPHQCNQCSFASKNKKDLRRHMLTHTNEKPFECHLCGQRFNRNGHLKFHIQRLHSPDGRKPAAPSARAPAQTPKTPTQTIILNSDDETLATLHTALQSSHGVLGPERLQQALGQEHIIVAQEQTVTNQEEATYIQEITTADGQMVQHLVTSDNQVQYIISQDGVQHLLPQEYVVVPEGHHIQVQEGQITHIQYEQGAPFLQESQIQYVPVSPGQQLVTQAQLEAAAHSAVTAVADAAMAQAQGLFGTEESVPEHIQQLQHQGIEYDVITLTDD